From one Culex quinquefasciatus strain JHB chromosome 3, VPISU_Cqui_1.0_pri_paternal, whole genome shotgun sequence genomic stretch:
- the LOC6042261 gene encoding U6 snRNA-associated Sm-like protein LSm1: protein MENPLFGTAHLLDEVDKKLMVLLRDGRTLIGYLRSVDQFANLVLHRTIERIHVGNEYGDIQRGVFIIRGENVVLLGEIDREKENNLPLKEISVDDILDAQRREQEARQEKHRLISKALKERGLNVNSELTQDEF, encoded by the exons ATGGAAAACCCCCTCTTCGGCACCGCTCACCTGCTCGACGAAGTGGACA AAAAACTAATGGTCCTGTTGCGGGACGGGCGCACGCTGATCGGCTACCTGCGCAGCGTGGACCAGTTCGCGAACCTGGTGCTGCACCGCACGATCGAGCGGATACACGTGGGCAACGAGTACGGGGACATCCAGCGGGGCGTGTTCATCATCCGGGGCGAGAACGTGGTGCTGCTGGGCGAGATCGACCGCGAGAAGGAAAACAACCTGCCGCTGAAGGAGATCTCGGTGGACGATATTTTGGACGCGCAACGCCGGGAGCAGGAAGCGCGCCAGGAAAAGCACCGGCTCATTTCGAAGGCGCTGAAGGAGCGAGGGCTGAACGTGAACTCGGAGCTGACGCAGGATGAGTTTTGA
- the LOC6050346 gene encoding exostosin-3: MTSYESLAGSGSGLSGGGGGVSGCACHWLKHMKLYRVGIIIAACLLLVPFVFYYLLLNDEGNIPSNDIHRSRSQLETLEEISPLKAADLKLRIDEMLRIKGTVSLELRDLEARRQKLQSDIGLYNQKIDELKQELARQQTELERLKISVEQAQVAQREAVLRNTPELALPKPLISASVPGANRPMPVAQVRGCKMSTCFDHSRCSLTSGFPVYLYDPDVSTVVSGGFDIDGFLKTTIKQTLGYNAHLTSDPKKACVFLVLVGEALPEQEMMRNSRYGAANVDGAKRLTTSSLNVTKLKQLPYWGGDGRNHVLLNFARRDLSIGTGNVFRNVDTGRAMLVQSSFEEVQFRKGFDLVVPPILGPPGGDVWQECSPMLPARRKYLLSFQGEMNVQNQTSVVRVDDEAETVDDFILEHLKEMTSGRTQDRFMLQFECIPATEQRNPSTVRDWSLCGTDNSRKSVLKEATFTLLLAPGGNSVSSTLFQARLYEALRAGAIPVILGGDQIELPYAETIDWRRVAVSLPKARITELHFLLRAIPDADLLCMRRQGRLIWERYLSSVQATVDTIIASLRDRLGIPPKPIPPVVAHSVFNASFVPLKSDPVLDTEPEESLGPIEPPYPSPAFRRNYTAHLMQSREAWNDWADPFALYPQLPFDPVLPSDAKFIGSHMGFRPIGKGAGGAGKEFGEALGGNYPREQFTIVILTYEREQVLMDSLSRLYGLPYLHKVIVVWNSPKPPLEDLRWPDIGVPVHVVRAPRNSLNNRFLPFDAIETEAVLSVDDDAHLRHDEILFGFRVWREHRDRVVGFPGRFHAWDTNTLDAWNYNSNYSCELSMVLTGAAFIHKYYTFLYTYALPQAIRDKVDEYMNCEDIAMNFLVSHVTRKPPVKVTSRWTFRCPGCPVSLSEDDTHFQERHKCINFFTKVFGYTPLLNTQYRADSILFKTRIPHDKQKCFKFI; this comes from the exons ATGACCAGCTACGAGTCGCTGGCCGGAAGTGGTTCCGGCCTTTCCGGGGGTGGTGGCGGCGTCAGCGGGTGCGCCTGCCACTGGCTCAAGCACATGAAGCTGTACCGGGTGGGCATCATCATCGCGGCCTGCCTGCTGCTGGTGCCGTTTGTGTTTTACTATCTGCTGCTGAAT gaTGAGGGAAACATTCCGAGTAACGACATCCACCGGTCCCGGTCGCAGCTGGAGACGCTGGAGGAGATAAGTCCGCTGAAGGCGGCCGATTTGAAGTTGCGAATCGACGAAATGCTTCGGATTAAGGGGACGGTGTCGTTGGAGTTGCGGGATTTGGAGGCGCGCAGGCAGAAGTTGCAGTCGGACATTGGGCTGTACAACCAGAAGATTGATGAACTGAAGCAGGAGCTGGCCCGCCAGCAGACTGAGCTCGAGCGGTTGAAGATATCGGTTGAGCAGGCGCAGGTTGCGCAGCGGGAGGCAGTTCTGCGGAATACGCCGGAGTTGGCGCTGCCGAAGCCGTTGATTTCGGCGTCGGTTCCGGGGGCAAACAGGCCGATGCCGGTGGCGCAGGTTCGGGGCTGTAAGATGAGTACGTGTTTCGATCATTCGCGGTGCAGTTTGACGTCCGGATTTCCGGTTTATCTGTACGATCCGGACGTGAGTACGGTGGTGAGTGGAGGATTCGACATTGACGGGTTCCTGAAGACTACCATCAAGCAGACGCTCGGGTACAACGCGCACTTGACGAGTGACCCGAAGAAGGCGTGCGTATTTCTGGTGCTGGTGGGAGAGGCCCTGCCGGAGCAGGAAATGATGCGGAACAGTCGGTACGGAGCGGCAAACGTGGACGGCGCCAAGCGGTTGACCACTTCCAGCTTGAACGTGACGAAGTTGAAACAGTTGCCGTACTGGGGCGGGGATGGCCGCAACCACGTGCTGCTGAACTTTGCCCGGCGCGATCTCAGCATCGGAACGGGAAATGTGTTCCGGAACGTGGACACGGGGCGGGCCATGCTGGTGCAATCAAGCTTCGAAGAGGTTCAGTTTAGAAAAGGGTTCGATTTGGTTGTGCCGCCGATTTTGGGTCCTCCCGGAGGTGACGTTTGGCAGGAGTGCAGTCCGATGTTGCCGGCCAGGCGAAAATATTTGCTCAGCTTCCAGGGAGAGATGAACGTCCAGAACCAGACGAGCGTGGTTCGGGTGGATGACGAAGCGGAAACGGTGGACGACTTCATCCTGGAACATTTGAAGGAAATGACCTCGGGACGTACGCAGGATCGGTTCATGCTTCAGTTTGAGTGCATTCCGGCCACGGAACAACGCAATCCGTCGACGGTCCGGGACTGGTCACTTTGTGGAACGGACAATTCGAGGAAATCGGTACTGAAAGAAGCCACCTTTACACTTCTCTTAGCTCCGGGTGGCAACAGCGTGAGTTCGACACTGTTTCAGGCTCGACTTTATGAAGCGTTGCGGGCCGGAGCGATTCCAGTCATTTTGGGCGGTGATCAGATAGAACTTCCGTACGCGGAAACAATCGACTGGCGCAGGGTTGCGGTTTCGTTGCCCAAGGCACGCATCACCGAGTTGCACTTCCTGTTGAGGGCCATACCGGACGCGGATTTGTTGTGCATGCGACGCCAGGGACGACTCATCTGGGAACGATATCTGAGCTCGGTTCAAGCCACGGTCGACACGATAATCGCTAGCTTGCGGGACCGCCTCGGCATTCCGCCAAAACCAATTCCTCCGGTCGTCGCTCACAGCGTGTTCAACGCTAGCTTTGTCCCGCTTAAATCCGACCCGGTTCTCGACACGGAACCGGAAGAATCCCTCGGACCCATCGAACCACCCTACCCAAGTCCAGCATTCCGACGGAACTACACCGCCCATCTAATGCAATCCCGCGAAGCATGGAACGACTGGGCCGACCCGTTTGCCCTCTATCCGCAACTCCCGTTCGACCCAGTTCTCCCATCCGACGCCAAATTCATCGGTTCCCACATGGGCTTCCGCCCGATCGGAAAAGGAGCCGGCGGTGCCGGTAAAGAGTTTGGTGAAGCCCTCGGCGGAAACTACCCCCGCGAACAGTTCACCATCGTCATCCTCACCTACGAGCGCGAACAGGTCCTCATGGACTCGCTCAGCCGCCTGTACGGCCTCCCCTACCTACACAAGGTCATCGTCGTCTGGAACTCCCCGAAACCCCCGCTCGAAGATCTCCGCTGGCCCGACATTGGCGTCCCCGTCCACGTGGTCCGCGCGCCCCGCAACTCCCTCAACAATCGCTTCCTCCCGTTCGACGCGATCGAAACCGAAGCCGTCCTCTCCGTTGACGACGACGCCCACCTTCGCCACGACGAGATCCTGTTCGGGTTCCGCGTGTGGCGCGAGCATCGTGACCGCGTCGTCGGCTTCCCCGGCCGCTTCCACGCGTGGGACACAAACACCCTGGACGCGTGGAACTACAACTCCAACTACAGCTGCGAACTGAGCATGGTTCTGACCGGGGCCGCCTTCATCCACAAGTACTACACCTTTCTGTACACGTACGCCCTGCCGCAGGCCATCCGCGACAAGGTGGACGAGTACATGAACTGCGAGGACATTGCGATGAACTTTCTGGTGTCGCACGTGACGCGCAAACCGCCGGTCAAGGTGACCTCGCGCTGGACGTTCCGCTGTCCGGGCTGTCCGGTGTCGCTCAGCGAGGACGATACGCACTTTCAGGAGCGGCACAAGTGCATCAACTTCTTCACGAAG GTATTTGGCTACACACCCCTCCTAAACACCCAGTACCGAGCCGACTCGATCCTGTTCAAGACGCGAATCCCCCACGACAAGCAAAAGTGTTTCAAGTTTATATAG
- the LOC6042260 gene encoding serine-rich adhesin for platelets: MLSDSEESIRLDQEIANRLQSEHPEQYVTLVRMHLSFELDLNTDTENDPTSIDKIKNKKWKGFNKKAKGCTSTKSTSPEETKTSLTKQNIRDVKQLINFLVQEQNISQEGIFRKTGSLSRQNELKTALVQGISISLEKGDFTAHDCASVLKSFLADLSEPLLTELYYPAYCQVAEFCHSKDSLAVREDRLLNAIQLLFLLLPKENNILLKYLIEMLYKTIQHETTNKMSADNLATLFTPHLICPRKLSPEALHATAQQMCGIISFMIKTGSRLFHIPPKLATDIRAFFVDRKRRQTMSPEHILNESITSDSVANTVYTFVDRKKTAEAHKANSTETELAQLYAHIQKLPESSRKKKLIKHFNRQNGQGTPLQVLMLREKNSGSAAKGSKSIGDSIKRHIFHKSLMSKTPKRNSHTPVGFQTPNGTISSVPKQRVLFQSPLSSSSSAGSSSSPMPGGKRCSTTSTTSSSSSDSGGDSGLRPAMRRSASSVSAGSYRCETTRRTVEFAEAIGEEEAVGGAKRCRLEDEEQHEDDEDVLEPVDDEDFVEQDDDDIGEELPGETLSDTEEDRFCSPAASAETGLSDSRSKFKSEPNLSTIVHEQTRKEKKISFLKNKLIKGVSMGNLRLPFGAESRSAKKTCSSASSLLKCCFEDSFKDVVGGKKPSIASIASPDCRLIAATSSSSLYGVVQKSEDFDQINQMMNENLDTNWNVGYLTSTPAISGRDSMSPITKSTQRMPKSMQESIMTPRSRKPVMLLAGMNALDQHATSYALSQSSFSSLREEDEEDFAAAEGATVNPTCHSQAAAPVAAASSSESSSTTKTGQGTDEEASSLTSTFREYLLSRSVMTDSPADLSFSSQPDDFDSSGADRIEDLNESKMSESLLFCLDGNRPPTEDDDDSQVTLVNGRNEQVGLPTTELDETSL, translated from the exons ATGTTGTCCGATTCGGAGGAATCCATCCGGCTGGACCAGGAGATTGCGAATCGGCTGCAGAGCGAACATCCGGAGCAGTATGTCACCCTGGTCCGGATGCACCTGTCCTTCGAGCTGGACCTGAACACGGACACCGA gaacGATCCAACGAGCATCGACAAGATCAAAAACAAGAAATGGAAAGGGTTCAACAAGAAGGCGAAAGGCTGCACTTCGACCAAGTCGACGTCACCGGAAGAGACCAAAACAAGTCTAACGAAGCAGAACATCCGAGATGTGAAGCAGCTGATCAACTTCCTGGTGCAGGAACAAA atATATCTCAGGAAGGTATCTTCCGAAAAACCGGTTCTCTGAGTCGGCAAAACGAACTGAAGACCGCTCTAGTCCAGGGCATTTCGATAAGCCTTGAGAAGGGTGATTTTACCGCGCACGATTGTGCCAGCGTGCTAAAGAGCTTTCTGGCGGACTTGTCGGAGCCGCTGCTCACGGAGCTGTACTATCCGGCGTACTGCCAGGTGGCCGAGTTCTGCCATTCCAAAGATTCGCTGGCGGTTCGCGAAGATCGGCTGCTGAACGCGATTCAGCTGCTGTTTTTGCTGCTTCCGAAGGAGAACAACATTCTGTTGAAATACCTGATTGAAATGTTGTACAAAACCATCCAGCACGAGACCACCAACAAAATGTCCGCGGACAACTTGGCGACGCTGTTCACGCCCCATCTCATCTGTCCGCGGAAGCTCTCACCCGAGGCGTTGCATGCGACCGCCCAGCAAATGTGCGGCATCATCAGCTTCATGATCAAAACCGGCTCGCGGCTGTTCCACATCCCGCCGAAGCTGGCCACCGACATCCGGGCGTTCTTCGTGGATCGAAAGCGCCGCCAAACCATGTCGCCCGAGCACATCCTGAACGAATCGATCACGTCGGACTCGGTGGCCAACACGGTGTACACGTTCGTCGATCGCAAAAAGACGGCCGAGGCGCACAAGGCGAACTCGACGGAAACGGAGCTGGCCCAGCTGTACGCCCACATCCAGAAGCTGCCGGAGTCGTCGCGGAAGAAAAAACTCATCAAACATTTCAACCGGCAAAACGGGCAGGGAACGCCGCTGCAGGTGCTGATGCTGCGCGAGAAAAACTCCGGGTCGGCAGCCAAGGGTTCGAAATCCATTGGGGACTCCATCAAGCGGCACATTTTCCACAAAAGTCTGATGTCCAAGACCCCGAAGCGGAACAGTCACACGCCGGTGGGCTTTCAG ACCCCCAACGGAACCATCTCCAGCGTTCCCAAGCAACGGGTGCTGTTCCAGAGTCcactgtcgtcgtcgtcatcggccGGATCGAGCTCGTCGCCGATGCCGGGCGGAAAGCGGTGCTCCACGACATCGACCACTTCTTCGTCTTCTTCGGACAGCGGCGGCGATTCCGGATTGCGACCGGCCATGCGGAGAAGCGCCAGCAGTGTTTCGGCAGGGTCGTACCGCTGTGAGACGACGCGCCGGACGGTCGAATTTGCCGAAGCCATCGGTGAAGAGGAGGCGGTAGGTGGTGCAAAGAGGTGCCGACTGGAGGACGAAGAGCAGCACGAGGATGACGAGGATGTGCTTGAGCCGGTTGATGACGAAGATTTCGTTGAACAGGATGACGACGATATTGGGGAGGAGCTGCCGGGCGAGACGCTGAGCGACACCGAAGAAGACCGGTTCTGTAGCCCGGCGGCCTCGGCGGAGACCGGTCTCAGCGACAGTCGGTCCAAGTTCAAGTCGGAGCCCAATCTGAGCACGATCGTGCACGAGCAAACGCGCAAAGAAAAGAAGATCTCCTTCCTGAAGAACAAACTGATCAAGGGCGTTTCGATGGGGAACCTGCGGCTTCCGTTTGGCGCCGAAAGTCGCTCGGCAAAAAAGACCTGCTCGTCCGCGTCTTCGCTGCTCAAGTGTTGCTTCGAGGATAGCTTCAAGGATGTCGTCGGCGGGAAGAAGCCGTCAATCGCGTCGATAGCGTCCCCCGATTGTCGGTTGATTGCGGCGACATCgtcttcgtcgttgtacggcgTTGTGCAAAAGTCGGAAGACTTTGACCAGATTAATCAGATGATGAACGAAAATCTGGACACCAACTGGAACGTGGGCTATCTCACCAGCACGCCGGCCATCAGCGGCCGGGACTCAATGTCCCCGATCACCAAGTCGACCCAGCGGATGCCCAAATCGATGCAG GAATCGATTATGACGCCCCGGTCTCGCAAACCGGTCATGTTGCTGGCCGGCATGAACGCCCTCGATCAGCACGCGACCTCGTACGCGCTCAGTCAGAGCAGCTTTTCCAGCTTGCGCGAGGAGGACGAAGAGGACTTCGCGGCCGCCGAAGGGGCCACCGTCAATCCCACGTGCCACTCTCAAGCCGCCGCACCGGTTGCGGCCGCCTCGTCTTCCGAATCATCTTCCACGACCAAGACCGGCCAGGGAACCGACGAAGAGGCCAGCTCGCTAACGAGCACGTTTAG AGAGTACCTGCTCAGCCGAAGCGTCATGACGGACAGCCCGGCAGATCTTTCCTTCTCCAGCCAGCCGGACGACTTCGACTCGAGCGGAGCCGACCGGATCGAGGACCTGAACGAGTCCAAGATGAGCGAAAGTTTGCTGTTTTGCCTGGACGGAAATCGACCCCCGACGGAAGATGACGACGACTCCCAGGTTACGCTGGTCAACGGCCGGAACGAGCAGGTGGGACTGCCCACGACCGAACTGGACGAAACCTCCCTCTGA
- the LOC119770653 gene encoding uncharacterized protein LOC119770653 produces MFFRDDHRMAHVVRLVGVLESATNPQSAICVDERKQSLELAVAWKRCILDQAIDFRLEAVVLSCSRQLQASVVDLLWRQRSFQFGRVGATNPRAEPQTVDPAQDAPNVSQIRVAASWGRKTGGASAAQAA; encoded by the exons ATGTTCTTTCGGGATGATCATAGGATGGCGCACGTCGTACGGCTGGTTGGAGTTCTGGAGTCGGCCACCAACCCGCAGAGTGCCATCTGCGTCGACGAACGGAAACAAAGCCTTGAGCTTGCTGTTGCTTGGAAGCGGTGCATTCTTGACCAGGCAATCGATTTCCGTCTGGAAGCTGTCGTGTTGAGCTGCTCGCGCCAGTTGCAAGCAAGCGTCGTTGATCTTCTTTGGCGTCAGCGGTCCTTCCAGTTTGGGCGCGTTGGTGCGACGAACCCGAGAGCTGAGCCGCAGACGGTTGATCCAGCACAAGATGCGCCGAATGTGAGCCAGATCCGAGTAGCGG CCAGCTGGGGCCGTAAAACAGGGGGTGCATCAGCAGCTCAAGCGGCGTGA